Genomic segment of Marispirochaeta aestuarii:
ATATACCGGAAAACAGGATAAAATCCATGAAATGCATGAGCGTTACCAGTAAATCCCGGGGGGTGGAGGTGTTACTGCAAACTCATCCCCACGGTTCTGAACACTAAACACGTATCAGGGGTTCTGAGCCTGCCTGAGAATCTGCTGGTCCCTCAGCAGCAGGGGATTACCCGATAACTCGTCAAGACCTTCCTGGATAAGATTCCCCGCCTCCCTGTATCGTTTTTCCCGGAAAAGTGCCACAAAGCGGTTATGGTAAAAGGCCGCAGCATTATGGGTGAATATCTCGAAAGCCTGACGTATCCGCTGGTCCGTCGATTTCTGAAGCTCATGATCCCGGAAGTACTCCAGAGCTGCCAGATCCCCCTGGTCCAGGGCTATCTCTTTTGCCCGCCGTATATGAAGAACAGCAAGATACTCACTGTAGGTAGCATCCGAAATCAACCCATCATCGTGCAGGCGTTCCAGCTCCGTCAGGGAATCAAGGGGACCCCTTGTGGTACTGTAGCGGTAGATCAGTCCGTCCCCCAGAATATGGCGGTATTTCAGGAAGCTCTCTTCCGAAAGATCCCCCATTCCGTGCCGGAAGGAGAGCCGCGCCAGGGCCTCCTCTTCCCGCCCATCCCGACCGGCGATTACCGAAGAATTGTACAGAAGGGTATCCAGAATATTCGAATATTCATCATTCTCCCCCCAGCGAAGCCTCACCGCGTCGAGAAATTCCAAAGCCTCATCGAATCGCCGTTCTCCATTCAGAACAGATGTGTAATTGATAAACTCTTTTCTCATCTCCGCTTCGGTCCGTTCGGTCCGTGTCATGGCGTAGCGGTCCACCGCAAGCGGTACGGCCAGGTCGATTCTGTTTTCCCGCTGCAGCCTGGATATCCTGTTCTGCAGGATGAGACCGACAAGCTCCCTTTCATCGATGCCGGTCCGCAGGTGGTAATTTCCCGGGGGGACGTAGGTGAATCCCGTCTGGCCGAAGGCGTTGATAAACTCCCGTTTCTGTCCGGGATTATACCCGTAGGGATTGGTCGTCTCCACATCGGTTCCGGTACCGTTTTCGATTACCCTGCAGAAAGCGTGGTCAGGAGTAACGACCCCCTCAACCTGCAGACCCGCGAAGCGCGCCGCAATGGCATATAGAACGGCGGAAGAAACGCAGTTGTACCGACCCGTATTCAGGCTTACATGAATCAGTGTCTGGGGTTCAGCATAGCGGGTAAAAAGTTTCTCGTGAAGGTAATGAAGCACCGCTTCTCCCGCCGGAAGGGCACCGCTTTTTTCCCGCACATACCCGGGCAAACCGGAAAGCAGGCTGTGTATCCGGTTCCGGTACTCAGGAAAATCCTGCTCCCCGAGCCCGGAGGCGAACAGAGACGCTTCAATGAGCTGTGAAACCGCCGGGGGTCCGTCCAGACTTCCGATTCCGGAGGTCCAGGGAGACGGTTCAATACGGGGATAATCCTCAGCTCCCAGGCCTGCATTAACCAGTATATAGAGCAGAGTTAATAAAGCCGCTTTTTTTCCTCTTTTCATAGCCTTCCCATAGTCAGAATATTACGAGTATACTACATGCGAATCAAGGAATACTTGATCTTCCTTATATGGAATATGTAATAGAACGGAAGAAGGAGCTTGAACTATGCAGCCCCAGCGAGACCTCATAATAGTTGGCGCAGGAGCAGCGGGATTGAGCGCAGCTGTATATGCCCTGGAAGAACGTCTGGACACTCTGGTAATAGAGGAAATGGCCGCCGGGGGACAATCACTGGTAGTAAACGAACTTATCAATTATCCCGGATTCCCGAACCCGGTAAGCGGGGTCGACTTTTCCATGCGAATGGAGATGCAGGCCCGTAACCTTGGGGTGGAGATCCTCAATACCAGCGTCATTTCCCTTGAGCGTAATGGTTCCGGCTTTGTTATGGAGACCGCAAAAGGAACAATGGAGGCAAGGGCCATAATTCTCGCCACCGGTTCGAAACCAAAGCAGCTTGAGGTGCCCGGGGAAAAGGAGTTCTCCGGCAGGGGAGTCTCCTACTGTGCCACCTGTGACGGTCCTTTCTTTAAAAACAGACGTATAACAGTAGTGGGAAGCGGTGATTCTGCCTGCGACGAAGCCCTGTACCTCTCGGGTCTTTCTGAGAGAATCAGTATCGTTCACCGGGGAGAAACCATGAGCGCCCGTTTGGGTCTTGTTGAAAAGGTAGAAAAGAACCCCCATATACGGCGCTTTCCGTACAGTGAGATAATCAGAATACAGGGACAGCAGAAGCTGCATTCCGTCACTCTCAAGGATGAGAAAACAGGCGAAATCTGTGAGCATGAAACGGACGCCCTCTTTGTTTTTATAGGTTCTGTTCCCCGCACCGAACTTGCCATGGGTGCCAGAAAAGATCGTCATGGCAAGCTGCTTACCAACGAAAAGATGGAAACAAGTATTCCAGGACTCTTTGCTGCCGGAGAAGTACGCAACACGCCGTTCCGTCAGATAGTTGTTGCCGCCGGAGAAGGTGCTGTGGCAGCCAGGAGCGCCGCCGAGTATATTGATTCCAGGGCTCTGCACTGATGATATTCTCGAAGAGACTGGCATTTCTGCTTGTTCTCGCGTTGCTTACCCCTGGTATTCACGGGGCACAGGCGGAAACCGTCTCCTGGCAGGACAGGGATTTAGGGAAATCCCAGGCTTTTTCCATGGCCTCATCCATGAGCGACGAAGAACTCCTGGGTCAGGTTTTCATGATAGGCTTCAAGGGACCCGGGGCGGATTCCACAATTCTTAGGTGGATCCGGGAGAAACATATCGGCGGGGTCAAGATCTTCGGATGGAACGGCGAGGACCTCAAGGTCCTTGCAGGGGCTGCGGGAACCATGCAGCAAACAGCGGCGGAGAGCGGCCAGGGAATTCCCCTCTTTATTGCCACTGACCAGGAAGGGGGGTGGGTACGCCACGTCAAGGGAGAAACCTCCATTACCCCGGGCAATATGGGAATTGCTGCCGGGGGACTCCCCTACGATGCATACCGGACGGGAAAACTCATCGGGGCGGAGCTCAGGGCCCTGGGAATCAACATGAATTTCGCTCCCACCGTGGATGTCTATGTCAATCCGGAGGCCCACGTTATAGGTCCCAGATCTTTTTCCTCGAACCCCTCAACCGTAGCTGTTATGGCCCAGGCCTACTATCACGGTATGCGTTCGGAGGGAATCATATCCACGGCCAAACATTTCCCCGGACACGGAAACGCCGATGAGGACTCCCACGGATTCCTTCCAATAATTAACGACGATATCGAGACCCTCATGGAGCGGGACCTTCTGCCTTACAGGATGCTCATTCCCGAAGGGCTGCCCGCGATAATGACCGGACACCTTGCTTTTCCGGCGCTTACCGGTGACGCTACACCTGCTTCACTATCGAAAAAGCTCATCCATGACCTGCTTCGTCTGCGTCTCGGCTTCAACGGACTTGTTATTACCGACGACCTGAGGATGAGCGGGGCTCAGCAGGGGGGTGAAAGCATTCCCCAGGCGGCGGAGGCTGCCCTGCGTGCCGGAAACGACATGATCATGATCTCCCTGGATTCCCGCCTGCATCAAAGGGTATGGGACCATCTTCACCGGGTACTTGAGACGGATCCCGATTTCCGCGAGATCCTCAGGAACGCGGTTACCAGGATTCTCACGATCAAGGAAGAATACCTGAACCGCCCCTGGTCGGTACCTCTGGAACCTGACCCCACGATCCTGGACAAGGCAATTCCCGCGGATACGGAGTATCTTTTTCAGCAGGCCTGCAGGGCAATCACGGCGGTGGCAGATAAGAGTCTGCCCCTGGATCCTTCCGCGAAGATCCTTCTTGCAGGTCAGCTCGGGGGATTTTTCCGGGAGGGGAAACGGCGCTTTCCCGCTTCCGACAGCTTCGACTTCGCCTATACCCCCTTCTATTCCGCTCCCCCTGGAGCGGTGGAAGGAATAATCAGCCGGGCAGGCCGTTACGAGTACCTGGTGTTTCTTCTTGCAACGCCGGGGAGCGCGGAGGTTCTCAGCGAAGTTGTTCGAAAGGCCCCTGAACTGAAACCCCGCATTGTGATCATCTCCGTACTTACCCCGGTTTATCTTTTTTCCATGGACTGGGTTGATACCGCCCTCGCCGCCTATGGCACCGGGGATGAATCCTTCGCTGCCGCCTTTGCCGCCCTTGCCGGGGAGTTTATTCCCAGGGGCAAACTCCCTGTAAGTAAAGCTTCCTTTGGAGAATAAGGTTCATGCTCCGCCCTTGTCATCCAGGTTATGTATCTGTTGTCTCCGACTTTCTGCTGGCCCACGAGGAGCTTTGGACGGCCCTGACGGACAGGCTTTTTTTCAAGGGACGACTCCGGACGTCCAGGAAACTCGAGGATCTGTACCTGCTGGAGGGAACTCAGGGACTCCGGGGCCTGATTTACCATGAATCGGCCGGATTCACCTTCCCTGCAGTCATTCCTCCCCTTGATACTGTCGATATGAATACCCTGGGAGAAGCACTGCGTTCCTTCGGGAAGATTACAACCCTCATGGGAAATTCACGGGTTATAGACGTCTGCACGGCGGCTGTCGGCAGAGCCCCGGCCTACCGGGTGGATTATCTGCACATGGTCCGTCCCTGCAGAGCCGGCTGTTTTTCAGCTGAGAACCCTGTTCCCCGGGAGATTTACGAACACCTCAAACCGGGACAGGTCCGGGAGGTATATCCTCTGCAGCGGGCCTACGAAATAGAAGAAGTCCT
This window contains:
- a CDS encoding glycoside hydrolase family 3 protein, which encodes MIFSKRLAFLLVLALLTPGIHGAQAETVSWQDRDLGKSQAFSMASSMSDEELLGQVFMIGFKGPGADSTILRWIREKHIGGVKIFGWNGEDLKVLAGAAGTMQQTAAESGQGIPLFIATDQEGGWVRHVKGETSITPGNMGIAAGGLPYDAYRTGKLIGAELRALGINMNFAPTVDVYVNPEAHVIGPRSFSSNPSTVAVMAQAYYHGMRSEGIISTAKHFPGHGNADEDSHGFLPIINDDIETLMERDLLPYRMLIPEGLPAIMTGHLAFPALTGDATPASLSKKLIHDLLRLRLGFNGLVITDDLRMSGAQQGGESIPQAAEAALRAGNDMIMISLDSRLHQRVWDHLHRVLETDPDFREILRNAVTRILTIKEEYLNRPWSVPLEPDPTILDKAIPADTEYLFQQACRAITAVADKSLPLDPSAKILLAGQLGGFFREGKRRFPASDSFDFAYTPFYSAPPGAVEGIISRAGRYEYLVFLLATPGSAEVLSEVVRKAPELKPRIVIISVLTPVYLFSMDWVDTALAAYGTGDESFAAAFAALAGEFIPRGKLPVSKASFGE
- a CDS encoding GNAT family N-acetyltransferase encodes the protein MLRPCHPGYVSVVSDFLLAHEELWTALTDRLFFKGRLRTSRKLEDLYLLEGTQGLRGLIYHESAGFTFPAVIPPLDTVDMNTLGEALRSFGKITTLMGNSRVIDVCTAAVGRAPAYRVDYLHMVRPCRAGCFSAENPVPREIYEHLKPGQVREVYPLQRAYEIEEVLLEPEKFNPLICMNHLREALKKQQIYGTRINGSLAAKAGTNALGVNWVQLGGIFTLPGFRGRGVARRLMARLLENLDEQGLGSTLFVKPENIPAVSLYRRVGFTDTGPFSIAYYLR
- a CDS encoding NAD(P)/FAD-dependent oxidoreductase, with amino-acid sequence MQPQRDLIIVGAGAAGLSAAVYALEERLDTLVIEEMAAGGQSLVVNELINYPGFPNPVSGVDFSMRMEMQARNLGVEILNTSVISLERNGSGFVMETAKGTMEARAIILATGSKPKQLEVPGEKEFSGRGVSYCATCDGPFFKNRRITVVGSGDSACDEALYLSGLSERISIVHRGETMSARLGLVEKVEKNPHIRRFPYSEIIRIQGQQKLHSVTLKDEKTGEICEHETDALFVFIGSVPRTELAMGARKDRHGKLLTNEKMETSIPGLFAAGEVRNTPFRQIVVAAGEGAVAARSAAEYIDSRALH